A portion of the Cololabis saira isolate AMF1-May2022 chromosome 17, fColSai1.1, whole genome shotgun sequence genome contains these proteins:
- the LOC133463602 gene encoding barrier-to-autointegration factor-like protein — protein sequence MEDNTQKHKDFVSGPMEDKLVTALPGIGEELGQKLAIHGYKKAYKVLAKLLVLEKDAQKFKDWLRDDMGANDEQAYLCHNALWVWCDTFL from the exons ATGGAAGACAATACTCAGAAGCACAAGGACTTTGTGAGTGGGCCGATGGAGGACAAGCTGGTGACGGCCCTGCCGGGGATCGGGGAGGAGCTGGGCCAGAAGCTGGCAATCCATGGCTACAAGAAG GCCTACAAGGTTCTGGCTAAGCTCCTGGTATTGGAGAAAGACGCGCAGAAGTTCAAGGACTGGCTGAGGGACGACATGGGTGCCAACGATGAACAGGCGTACCTCTGCCATAACGCCCTGTGGGTGTGGTGCGATACCTTCCTCTGA